A single genomic interval of Zobellia nedashkovskayae harbors:
- a CDS encoding GMC oxidoreductase has protein sequence MSKFYFNDEQSSYDAIVVGTGVSGGWAAKELCENGLKTLMLERGRMVEHIKDYTTAHMDDWDFKHGMELSIEEKAKRPKQSRTNKGKSADSYKWFVNDIEHPYNETKPFNWMRGYHVGGRSITWGRHSYRWSEIDFEANNIDGHGVDWPVRYKDIAPWYDKVETYIGVSGEKMGLSQLPDGQFLPMMDLNCVEQHFRDQVYENLDGRVVTSGRIAHITGDKEFEGRTKCQFRNRCSRGCPFGGYFSSNSSTLPAAERTGNLTLRPDSIVTEVIYDPTTKKATGVKVIDHLTKEEFVFKAKVIFLCASAIASASILMQSKSDRFPNGMGNDSDQLGRNIMDHHLGAGANGKFDGFDDKYYKGRRPGGVYIPRFKNIDIKSKSKDYLRGFGYQGGASRKNWKDSVAELAMGAELKEAILKPGGWTMGVGGFGEILPYQDNRMTLDYDNLDGWGLPTVTFDAEIRDNEFKMREDIVVQAAEMLKKAGARDIKTNNSSYNIGHGIHEMGTARMGRDPKTSVLNGHNQVHEVPNVYVTDGAFMASSSCVNPSLTYMAFSARAANHAVEELKKGNI, from the coding sequence ATGAGCAAATTTTATTTTAATGATGAGCAAAGTTCCTATGATGCCATTGTCGTAGGTACAGGGGTCAGCGGAGGCTGGGCTGCCAAAGAATTGTGTGAAAACGGATTAAAAACCCTAATGCTCGAAAGGGGACGAATGGTGGAGCACATTAAAGATTACACTACCGCCCATATGGATGATTGGGACTTTAAGCATGGTATGGAGCTTTCTATTGAAGAAAAAGCCAAAAGACCTAAACAAAGTAGAACGAATAAGGGAAAAAGCGCAGATTCCTATAAGTGGTTCGTGAACGATATAGAACACCCCTATAATGAAACCAAACCCTTTAACTGGATGCGTGGTTACCATGTTGGCGGACGTTCAATAACTTGGGGGCGCCATAGTTACCGTTGGAGTGAAATTGATTTTGAAGCAAATAATATTGATGGCCATGGTGTTGATTGGCCTGTTCGCTACAAGGATATTGCTCCTTGGTATGATAAGGTAGAGACCTATATTGGGGTTTCAGGTGAAAAAATGGGACTGAGCCAATTACCAGATGGACAGTTTTTACCCATGATGGATTTGAATTGTGTAGAACAACATTTTAGAGACCAGGTTTACGAAAATTTAGATGGAAGAGTAGTTACTTCTGGCAGGATAGCCCACATAACAGGCGACAAAGAATTTGAAGGACGTACCAAATGTCAGTTTAGGAATCGTTGTTCAAGAGGTTGCCCGTTTGGAGGTTACTTCAGTAGTAACTCATCTACGCTACCTGCCGCAGAACGCACAGGAAATCTTACCCTGAGACCCGATTCTATTGTAACTGAGGTTATTTATGACCCTACTACCAAAAAAGCAACAGGCGTAAAGGTTATTGACCATTTAACGAAAGAAGAATTTGTATTTAAAGCAAAGGTGATTTTCTTATGTGCATCCGCCATTGCATCGGCTTCCATTCTTATGCAATCAAAATCTGACCGTTTTCCTAACGGAATGGGTAATGATTCTGACCAACTGGGGAGAAACATAATGGACCACCATTTAGGCGCTGGGGCCAATGGCAAGTTTGATGGTTTTGATGATAAATATTATAAAGGTCGAAGACCTGGTGGCGTTTATATTCCCCGTTTTAAGAATATTGACATCAAATCAAAAAGTAAAGACTATTTACGAGGCTTTGGATACCAAGGAGGTGCAAGCCGTAAAAATTGGAAAGATTCTGTTGCAGAACTTGCCATGGGAGCCGAGCTTAAAGAAGCTATTCTAAAACCTGGTGGCTGGACCATGGGTGTTGGTGGTTTTGGTGAAATTCTACCGTATCAAGATAATCGTATGACATTAGACTATGACAATTTAGATGGTTGGGGATTACCAACAGTAACTTTTGATGCCGAAATACGTGACAATGAATTTAAAATGCGTGAAGACATCGTGGTTCAAGCAGCAGAAATGTTGAAAAAAGCAGGAGCAAGAGATATCAAAACCAACAACAGCTCTTATAATATTGGGCATGGTATTCACGAAATGGGAACTGCCCGTATGGGTAGAGACCCAAAAACTTCGGTCTTGAACGGTCATAATCAAGTTCATGAAGTACCTAATGTTTATGTCACCGACGGTGCCTTTATGGCTTCATCAAGTTGTGTAAACCCATCATTGACCTACATGGCCTTTTCAGCAAGAGCCGCCAATCACGCAGTAGAAGAACTTAAAAAAGGAAATATATAA
- a CDS encoding gluconate 2-dehydrogenase subunit 3 family protein, with protein MDRRKALMQIGMSMGYVVAVPTFMSVLQSCNNSKTTTWIPQFLTPDEGVILIGTVDSILPKTDTLSASEVNVHVFLDSFANEVMPPNQQDQFKATLNQLAVNALESSKKENISDLTVEDIAPEMLKALTDKKAKGVPFAKKIRDLTIWGYKCTEYVGEQVLAYDSIPGQYIACGDLDELSGGKAWSI; from the coding sequence ATGGATAGAAGAAAAGCATTGATGCAAATAGGAATGTCAATGGGTTACGTAGTAGCCGTACCGACATTCATGAGTGTTTTACAAAGTTGTAACAATAGTAAAACCACCACATGGATACCCCAATTTTTAACTCCGGACGAAGGTGTTATACTAATCGGCACTGTAGATAGTATACTTCCAAAAACAGATACACTCTCGGCTTCGGAAGTTAACGTTCATGTTTTTCTGGACAGTTTTGCGAACGAGGTGATGCCACCCAATCAGCAAGATCAATTCAAGGCTACCCTGAACCAGTTGGCTGTAAACGCTCTAGAAAGTTCAAAAAAAGAAAATATTAGCGACCTGACCGTAGAAGACATTGCTCCTGAAATGCTGAAGGCCTTAACCGACAAAAAGGCTAAAGGGGTTCCTTTTGCTAAAAAAATCCGCGACCTGACCATTTGGGGTTATAAATGCACAGAATATGTTGGTGAGCAAGTGCTTGCTTACGATTCCATTCCTGGGCAATACATCGCCTGTGGTGATTTAGATGAATTATCAGGGGGGAAAGCTTGGTCTATCTAA
- a CDS encoding SusC/RagA family TonB-linked outer membrane protein, with translation MKHKKQSIKKPLLLRLGLSFLGLLLATVQLHAQDDVVNGTVSDDTGMPLPGANVLVKGTTTGTQTDFDGNYSISASSDATLVFSYIGFSTQEIPVNGQSTISVSLAEDASKLEEVVVVGYGQQKRVNLTGSVTAVDEEALEDRNVQNAFQALQGQAAGLQISQNSGAPGNEGLNIKIRGLNSFGSNNSPLVLIDGVEGNLQDLDPSVISSISVLKDASSAAIYGSRAANGVILVTTKTGGNNSFQIQYNGSVSTETFTKVPQMISNSADYMTLMNQALINTPGASANPYPQNLIDAYRNNQGNPAFPNTNWFDEASRTPIVQRHVVTASGAIDATSYNISMGNWDQPGIIRSSGFKKNNFFMSVKSDIGEKLTVGGTVSGVASKTSGPQQAGTESGLFNLFRVRPTWGVYTLDGTGHYSGKAFSGTDPEFPGFDEGFTRNNPIAELEVQDGEVLNQYNFNGNLFFDVKLSDDLVWSTKGAYKFDYDYYKNQRIQYDEYNYRTGEYLRTTRDQSQLTIDNTWSKQTTLFSTLTYSKLIGDHDFKVLGGYSQEGFDRNFTRSQRTGIPNRQITDLEGVNSENQFTTGFSESWAIQSFFGRANYNYKEKYLIEANVRGDISSRFAKGNRLGVFPSVSAGWRLDKENFFQDIEAVSELKLRGSWGQLGNQNIGIDVQDDELNSGIYPYQSTLSFDQFGYPFGSSVLAGVGLRSLVDSDITWETTTVTDFGVDFNLFNRKLYGSADYYVKETVDILRQLQVDESSGLDAPVVNQGAMTNKGWDIVIGHDNSINEDLRYSVNGNVSWFKNSLKTFGDQEIQDRNINQEGFAFEDWYMWESDGYFQDEAEIASSAVQPQPGKVGFIKLKDQNDDGVIDGDDRIHIDGRYPAFVYGLNLSVNYKNLDFRMFWEGVEGTKNYIARDPFRQDGGTDKAWLTEAWTPENRNSRLPAVYYETAETRRSTVYNNSFWLWDTSYLRLRNVTLGYSLPTDVLDKTPFNKLRFYFAAENYLTFQKDYPIDVDPEANGVDAYPFRKTLTLGVNMTF, from the coding sequence ATGAAACACAAAAAACAATCAATCAAAAAACCCTTATTGCTACGGCTTGGACTTTCCTTTTTAGGACTCCTGCTTGCTACAGTGCAACTACATGCTCAAGATGACGTAGTTAATGGTACTGTTTCTGACGATACAGGAATGCCCCTACCCGGTGCTAACGTACTTGTAAAAGGCACCACAACTGGAACACAAACAGATTTTGACGGAAACTATTCCATCTCGGCTTCTAGCGATGCCACTTTGGTATTTAGTTACATTGGCTTTTCTACTCAAGAAATTCCTGTGAACGGACAGTCAACAATTTCTGTTTCCCTTGCCGAAGATGCAAGTAAACTAGAAGAAGTGGTTGTAGTAGGATATGGCCAACAAAAAAGAGTAAATCTGACCGGTTCAGTAACCGCCGTAGACGAAGAAGCTCTAGAAGATAGAAACGTTCAAAATGCCTTTCAAGCGCTTCAAGGTCAAGCAGCTGGTCTTCAAATCTCACAGAACAGCGGTGCTCCGGGCAATGAAGGATTGAACATCAAGATACGCGGTCTTAACTCTTTTGGCAGTAACAACTCTCCTTTAGTATTAATAGATGGTGTAGAAGGTAACCTTCAGGATTTAGATCCATCTGTTATTAGTTCTATATCCGTTCTAAAAGATGCTTCCTCTGCAGCCATTTATGGTTCTAGAGCAGCAAATGGAGTAATACTAGTTACTACTAAAACTGGTGGCAATAACAGTTTTCAAATTCAATATAACGGTAGCGTATCAACAGAAACCTTTACTAAGGTTCCACAGATGATATCTAATTCTGCAGATTATATGACCTTAATGAACCAAGCGTTGATAAATACGCCAGGTGCTTCTGCAAATCCATATCCGCAAAATTTGATTGATGCTTATAGAAATAATCAAGGCAATCCTGCATTTCCTAATACCAATTGGTTTGACGAAGCTTCTAGAACACCAATTGTACAACGCCATGTTGTAACAGCTAGTGGCGCTATTGATGCTACCAGCTATAACATTTCTATGGGAAACTGGGATCAACCTGGAATCATTCGTTCTTCAGGATTTAAGAAGAATAACTTCTTTATGAGCGTTAAATCGGATATAGGAGAAAAACTTACCGTAGGTGGTACCGTATCTGGTGTTGCCTCTAAAACTAGTGGTCCTCAACAAGCTGGTACAGAATCTGGTTTATTCAATTTATTTAGAGTTAGACCAACTTGGGGTGTATATACGTTAGATGGTACAGGACACTATTCTGGGAAAGCTTTTTCTGGAACAGACCCAGAGTTCCCAGGTTTTGATGAGGGGTTTACCAGAAACAACCCTATTGCAGAACTTGAAGTTCAAGACGGTGAAGTTTTAAATCAATATAACTTTAATGGCAACTTGTTTTTTGATGTTAAGCTTTCAGACGATTTAGTTTGGAGCACGAAGGGAGCTTATAAGTTTGATTATGACTACTACAAAAATCAACGTATTCAATATGACGAGTATAACTATAGAACAGGCGAATACCTTAGAACTACTCGTGACCAATCTCAATTAACTATTGACAATACATGGAGCAAGCAAACTACGTTGTTCTCAACACTTACGTATTCAAAATTAATTGGCGATCATGACTTTAAAGTTTTAGGTGGGTATAGTCAAGAAGGTTTTGACCGTAACTTCACAAGGTCGCAGAGAACAGGTATTCCAAACAGACAAATCACTGATTTAGAAGGTGTGAATTCTGAAAACCAATTTACAACAGGTTTTTCTGAAAGCTGGGCTATTCAGAGTTTCTTTGGTAGAGCCAATTATAACTATAAAGAGAAATATCTTATTGAGGCTAACGTAAGAGGCGATATTAGCTCTCGTTTTGCCAAAGGTAACAGACTGGGTGTTTTCCCTTCGGTATCTGCTGGGTGGAGATTGGATAAAGAAAATTTCTTTCAAGATATTGAAGCGGTAAGTGAATTAAAACTTAGAGGTTCTTGGGGTCAATTAGGTAACCAAAACATTGGTATAGACGTACAGGATGATGAATTAAACTCAGGTATATATCCTTACCAATCTACTTTATCTTTTGATCAGTTCGGATATCCTTTTGGAAGCAGCGTTCTTGCCGGAGTTGGTCTAAGAAGTTTGGTTGACTCAGATATTACCTGGGAAACTACAACCGTTACTGACTTTGGAGTAGATTTTAATCTTTTCAACAGAAAACTATATGGTTCTGCTGATTACTACGTAAAAGAAACTGTAGATATTTTAAGACAATTACAAGTTGATGAAAGTAGTGGATTAGATGCTCCCGTAGTTAACCAAGGTGCCATGACCAATAAAGGTTGGGACATTGTAATAGGCCATGACAATAGTATAAACGAAGACTTACGTTACAGTGTAAACGGAAACGTATCTTGGTTTAAAAACAGCTTAAAAACTTTTGGAGACCAAGAGATACAGGACAGAAACATTAACCAAGAAGGTTTTGCCTTTGAAGATTGGTACATGTGGGAGTCTGATGGGTATTTCCAAGATGAAGCAGAAATAGCAAGTTCAGCTGTACAACCGCAACCAGGTAAGGTAGGTTTCATTAAATTGAAAGATCAAAACGATGATGGCGTCATTGATGGAGATGACCGTATTCATATAGATGGTAGATATCCTGCTTTTGTATACGGACTTAATCTTTCGGTAAACTACAAAAATCTAGACTTTAGAATGTTCTGGGAAGGTGTAGAAGGAACTAAAAACTATATTGCCCGTGACCCGTTTAGACAAGATGGTGGTACGGACAAAGCATGGTTAACCGAAGCATGGACACCTGAAAACAGAAACTCTAGATTGCCTGCTGTATATTATGAAACTGCTGAAACACGCAGATCTACAGTATACAACAACTCTTTCTGGTTATGGGATACATCTTACCTTAGATTAAGAAATGTTACTTTGGGGTATTCACTGCCTACAGATGTATTGGACAAAACACCGTTCAACAAGTTAAGGTTCTATTTTGCAGCAGAAAACTACCTTACTTTTCAAAAAGACTACCCTATTGATGTAGATCCGGAAGCTAATGGTGTAGATGCCTACCCGTTCAGAAAAACATTAACCCTAGGTGTAAACATGACATTTTAG
- a CDS encoding RagB/SusD family nutrient uptake outer membrane protein, with product MKKTIILFALSFLGITISSCEDDFLDKQPSSQLPSDTFWKTEQDAQLALTGVYSNLQQNMLAIRADGGWPPTIKPNWDALTDDCYQTFNYGFRELIDGTASATSGGNNGAIAQLYNVCYKGIQTCNFFLANIDQVENIEADKLNDWKAQASTLRAFFYYNLVTTYGEVPLRIEPTTLENQDLPKNSEAEIFAQIETDLIFATANLSEAPYNDGYVVKGSASALLARTYLYQGKYAEAALAAKAVMDGGSFSLSTNYEDLFIDAGQADNPEIIFSTKYSSAPGEFQDRGSEIMIGFWGTLKPTEDFVNSFEATDGLPIDESPLYDASTPLENRDPRLSKIVLEGEWNPEIEQKTLSGFGLLKWISPQTRASFVQNFTEGTDYIHIRYADVLLMYAEGKIESGSIDTSVLDAINEVRARAYGVAVGDTGSYPAITTTDQGELREVVRNERRYEFGFEGLRYFDLKRWGIAEEVLNGFYDSHVDANRIFLPKHYKWPLPQSAIDKNEALEQNPDY from the coding sequence ATGAAAAAGACAATCATATTATTCGCACTATCCTTTCTGGGGATTACGATAAGTTCGTGCGAGGACGACTTTTTAGACAAGCAGCCTTCTTCTCAATTACCTTCTGACACTTTTTGGAAGACTGAGCAGGATGCACAACTGGCATTGACCGGAGTATATAGTAACTTACAACAAAATATGTTGGCTATTCGTGCCGATGGTGGATGGCCTCCAACCATCAAACCAAACTGGGATGCTCTTACAGATGACTGTTACCAAACATTCAACTATGGCTTTAGAGAGCTTATTGATGGTACAGCTTCAGCTACCTCTGGCGGAAACAATGGTGCAATTGCTCAACTTTACAATGTATGTTATAAAGGAATTCAAACATGTAATTTCTTTTTAGCCAACATAGATCAAGTTGAGAACATTGAAGCAGACAAACTAAACGACTGGAAAGCTCAGGCAAGTACTTTACGTGCTTTTTTCTACTACAATTTGGTTACTACTTATGGAGAGGTTCCTCTTAGAATAGAACCAACTACTTTGGAGAATCAGGATTTACCTAAAAACTCTGAAGCAGAAATTTTTGCCCAAATTGAAACAGACCTCATATTTGCAACAGCAAATTTATCAGAAGCTCCATACAATGACGGTTATGTAGTAAAAGGTTCTGCAAGTGCCTTATTGGCAAGAACATACTTGTACCAAGGTAAATATGCCGAAGCGGCTTTAGCGGCAAAAGCAGTAATGGATGGTGGTAGTTTTTCCCTCTCCACTAATTATGAAGACCTTTTTATTGACGCTGGACAGGCTGATAATCCAGAAATTATATTTTCTACCAAATACTCGAGCGCTCCTGGAGAATTCCAAGACAGAGGTAGTGAAATCATGATTGGCTTTTGGGGAACCCTTAAACCCACTGAAGATTTTGTAAATTCTTTTGAAGCTACTGATGGTTTGCCAATAGATGAGTCTCCACTGTATGACGCAAGTACCCCTTTAGAAAATCGTGACCCTAGACTAAGTAAAATAGTACTGGAAGGCGAATGGAACCCTGAAATTGAGCAAAAAACATTATCTGGTTTTGGATTGTTAAAATGGATATCTCCTCAAACTAGAGCTTCATTCGTACAAAATTTTACTGAAGGAACAGATTACATTCACATTCGTTACGCAGATGTTCTTTTAATGTATGCCGAAGGTAAAATAGAATCCGGTAGTATTGATACTTCCGTACTAGATGCTATTAACGAAGTAAGAGCAAGAGCTTACGGTGTAGCAGTAGGCGATACCGGCTCCTATCCTGCAATTACTACTACAGACCAAGGTGAACTTCGCGAAGTTGTTCGTAATGAGCGTAGATATGAATTCGGTTTTGAAGGTTTACGCTATTTTGACCTTAAACGTTGGGGCATAGCAGAAGAAGTACTTAATGGTTTTTACGATTCTCACGTAGATGCTAATAGGATATTTCTACCTAAGCATTACAAATGGCCATTGCCACAAAGTGCAATAGACAAGAATGAAGCACTAGAGCAAAATCCAGATTATTAA
- a CDS encoding VCBS repeat-containing protein, giving the protein MPALSFGHNFSFLAIQSKVLVLLGVLFVSCQEKTEPVTQLDENTLFQEISYKTTGVSFANTVEATKKLNLFSYMYFYNGGGVAAGDLNGDGLDDLYFTGNQVQSKLYLNKGNFEFTDITEQSKTGGDTNAWYTGVTFADVNGDGKLDIYVSQIGEILENNGHNLLFINLGNEADGTPKFKESSNQMGLTVKGATTQTAFFDYDLDGDLDAYIMTHSNFNDGVLPNAEKRFISSPYGDKLFRNDEDKFTDVTKESGIYSSPLGFGLGISTADINKDGYPDIYIGNDFYEDDYLYVNNGDGTFTEDLASYIKHTSRFSMGNDIADMNNDALPDILSLDMQAYEPEILKASHGEDSYAIFNYKLSFGYQHQYAHNTFQLNRDGKHFSEIARLAGIEATDWSWSVLANDYDLDGNKDLFISNGIFRRSNDMDYMQFLSGDEVQNQLRSGNYDFSAALTDKMPSYPLQNFFFKNNNGLSFKNTSTEWGGTKKGFSNGATYTDLDNDGDLDLVVNNLNAKASILKNTTVENDSLNKGYLRIKLKGKSGNSFGIGGKVTIKNKGKQQYQELLNVRGYLSSPPPYLNFAVTKNTTIDTLLVQWPNKEETVLTDVNSNQELVIIQENSPDFELQTKEAPKSLFTSIQSSALGVNYKHQENRFYEFNREHLIPHMNSTWGPPISVGDLNNDGLDDFFVGGALNQASEIYLQRSNGKFTKSTALQTDAPSEDTASELVDFNGDGYLDLLVGSGSNQEIKPDPKSLTRLYINNGKGNFTKQGNFPKIYTTVSDLAIADFDKDGDSDIFISSRSVPGKYGSSPDSYLLKNDGKGNFSVDVESKKYFDKCGMVTSAKWVDLDGNGWEDLVLVGEWIPIKIYYNSNGSLSQADPEANSLQLSNGWWNTVEYGDFDNDGDIDLVAGNLGLNSKLRATENQPVQMYYADFDKNGWPEGVTTHFINGKEHVFSSKSLLEKQMVYLRKKFTTYSAFAQADFKEIFTPKELQSAKTLRAYEFRTCFIENLGDKKFKLTPLPTAAQFSTVNAIHKLDYDQDGKLDLLLGENFYDANTELGRYDAGYGTLLKNNGNGTFKEKSISQSGLLLNRQTRHIKTLTNKKYGKLLVISNNNDSLQFYRQPTFK; this is encoded by the coding sequence ATGCCCGCACTTTCTTTTGGACATAATTTTTCTTTTTTAGCAATACAATCAAAGGTATTGGTCTTGTTAGGAGTGCTCTTTGTATCCTGTCAAGAAAAAACAGAACCAGTAACTCAACTTGATGAAAACACGCTTTTTCAAGAGATTTCTTATAAAACTACAGGCGTAAGCTTTGCCAATACTGTAGAAGCCACTAAAAAGCTAAACCTCTTCTCTTACATGTATTTTTATAATGGCGGAGGTGTGGCTGCAGGAGATTTAAATGGGGATGGTCTTGATGACCTTTATTTTACGGGAAACCAAGTACAGAGTAAACTCTACCTTAACAAAGGTAATTTTGAGTTCACAGATATAACAGAGCAGTCAAAAACAGGTGGTGATACAAATGCATGGTATACCGGAGTTACTTTTGCAGATGTTAATGGAGATGGCAAGTTAGATATTTATGTGAGCCAGATTGGGGAAATTTTAGAGAACAACGGCCACAACCTTCTTTTCATCAATCTAGGAAATGAAGCTGACGGCACTCCAAAATTTAAGGAAAGTTCTAACCAAATGGGGCTTACCGTAAAAGGCGCAACCACTCAAACGGCATTTTTTGATTATGATTTAGATGGTGACCTTGATGCCTACATCATGACACATTCTAATTTTAACGATGGGGTACTTCCTAATGCGGAAAAACGCTTTATTTCTAGTCCATATGGAGATAAACTGTTCCGAAACGATGAAGATAAATTTACCGATGTCACCAAAGAATCTGGCATTTATAGTAGCCCATTAGGTTTTGGACTAGGCATAAGCACAGCCGATATCAACAAAGATGGTTACCCAGATATTTACATCGGGAATGATTTCTATGAAGATGACTATCTATACGTCAACAATGGAGATGGCACCTTCACCGAAGACCTCGCATCTTACATAAAACATACCAGTCGGTTTTCTATGGGCAATGATATTGCCGACATGAACAATGATGCCCTGCCAGATATTTTGTCTTTGGATATGCAGGCCTATGAACCTGAAATTTTAAAAGCCTCTCATGGTGAAGACTCGTATGCTATTTTTAACTATAAACTGTCTTTTGGGTACCAACACCAATACGCCCATAATACCTTTCAACTGAATAGGGACGGAAAGCACTTTAGTGAAATAGCAAGGTTAGCTGGTATTGAAGCTACCGATTGGAGCTGGTCCGTTTTGGCTAATGATTATGATTTAGATGGCAATAAAGACTTATTCATTTCCAACGGCATTTTCAGAAGGAGCAATGATATGGACTATATGCAGTTCCTTTCGGGTGATGAAGTTCAAAATCAACTGCGCTCTGGCAATTACGACTTCAGCGCAGCTTTAACGGATAAAATGCCGAGCTATCCGTTGCAGAATTTTTTCTTTAAGAATAATAATGGCCTCAGCTTTAAGAACACATCTACGGAATGGGGCGGCACAAAAAAAGGGTTTTCCAATGGAGCCACATATACAGATTTAGATAACGATGGTGATTTAGACTTGGTCGTCAATAACTTGAACGCCAAAGCATCCATCTTAAAAAACACCACCGTAGAGAACGATAGTCTAAACAAAGGCTACCTAAGAATAAAATTAAAAGGCAAATCCGGTAACAGCTTCGGTATTGGGGGCAAAGTCACTATAAAAAATAAAGGCAAACAGCAGTACCAAGAGCTATTGAATGTTAGGGGTTACCTATCCTCTCCTCCTCCATATCTAAATTTTGCCGTTACCAAGAATACCACTATTGATACCCTTTTGGTGCAGTGGCCCAATAAAGAAGAAACGGTTTTAACGGATGTCAACTCAAATCAAGAATTAGTTATAATACAAGAGAATTCGCCAGACTTTGAACTTCAAACCAAAGAAGCTCCTAAATCACTTTTCACCTCAATACAAAGCAGCGCACTGGGTGTTAATTACAAACATCAGGAAAATCGATTTTATGAGTTCAACAGAGAACATTTAATTCCACATATGAATTCTACTTGGGGGCCACCAATTTCGGTAGGAGACCTCAACAATGATGGTTTAGACGATTTTTTTGTTGGCGGAGCCCTAAACCAAGCATCTGAAATTTATCTACAGCGATCCAATGGTAAATTCACCAAATCAACCGCACTTCAAACCGATGCGCCTTCAGAAGATACCGCTTCAGAACTAGTGGACTTTAACGGTGATGGATATTTGGACCTTCTTGTTGGTAGCGGCAGTAACCAAGAAATTAAGCCAGACCCTAAAAGCCTAACTCGCCTTTACATAAACAACGGAAAAGGCAACTTTACAAAACAAGGTAATTTCCCAAAAATCTATACCACCGTTTCTGATTTAGCCATTGCTGATTTTGATAAAGATGGAGATAGTGATATTTTTATATCCTCACGCTCCGTTCCCGGAAAATATGGCTCATCACCTGACTCTTATTTACTTAAAAATGATGGGAAAGGAAATTTTTCGGTAGATGTTGAGTCGAAAAAGTATTTTGATAAATGCGGAATGGTCACTTCTGCCAAATGGGTAGATTTAGATGGTAATGGTTGGGAAGACCTCGTTCTAGTAGGAGAATGGATACCCATTAAAATATATTATAACTCAAACGGAAGTCTCAGCCAAGCTGACCCAGAGGCGAATTCCTTACAGCTTTCAAATGGTTGGTGGAATACAGTAGAATACGGAGATTTTGATAATGATGGTGATATTGATTTGGTAGCCGGCAACCTTGGACTAAACTCAAAATTAAGGGCAACCGAAAATCAACCCGTGCAGATGTACTATGCCGATTTTGATAAAAACGGTTGGCCAGAAGGGGTGACGACTCACTTTATCAATGGAAAAGAACATGTATTTTCCTCCAAGAGCCTTCTAGAAAAACAGATGGTATACCTGCGTAAAAAGTTTACTACCTACAGTGCCTTTGCTCAAGCAGACTTTAAAGAAATTTTTACACCAAAAGAATTACAAAGCGCCAAGACTTTAAGAGCGTATGAATTCAGAACATGTTTTATTGAAAATCTTGGGGACAAGAAATTTAAACTTACGCCCCTCCCAACGGCGGCGCAATTCTCTACAGTAAATGCCATTCATAAACTAGATTATGACCAAGACGGAAAGTTAGACCTATTACTTGGAGAAAATTTCTATGATGCCAATACAGAATTAGGAAGATATGATGCTGGCTATGGCACACTTTTGAAAAATAATGGGAATGGTACGTTTAAAGAAAAATCTATCTCCCAATCAGGATTACTCCTAAACAGACAGACAAGGCATATAAAAACCCTTACCAATAAAAAATACGGAAAGTTACTGGTTATCAGCAACAATAATGATAGCCTTCAGTTTTATAGGCAACCTACTTTTAAGTAG